Proteins found in one Cricetulus griseus strain 17A/GY chromosome X, alternate assembly CriGri-PICRH-1.0, whole genome shotgun sequence genomic segment:
- the Cmc4 gene encoding cx9C motif-containing protein 4 produces MPQKDPCQKQACEIQKCLQANNYMESKCQAVIQELRKCCAQYPKGRSLVCSGFEKEEEENLTVKSGST; encoded by the exons ATGCCACAAAAGGATCCATGCCAGAAACAAGCCTGTGAAATACAGAAATGTTTACAAG CCAACAACTATATGGAATCAAAGTGTCAGGCTGTCATCCAAGAACTCCGTAAGTGTTGTGCTCAATATCCGAAGGGAAGATCTCTTGTCTGCTCAGGAtttgagaaagaagaagaagaaaacctgaCAGTGAAGTCTGGATCTACGTAA
- the Mtcp1 gene encoding protein p13 MTCP-1, producing the protein MAREDVGAPPDHLWVHQEGIYRDEYQRTWVAVVEEESSFLKARVQQVQVPLGDATKPSHLLTSQLPLMWQLYPEERYMDNNSRLWQIQHHLMVRGVQELLLKLLPDE; encoded by the exons ATGGCAAGAGAGGATGTGGGGGCTCCACCCGATCATCTCTGGGTTCACCAAGAAGGTATCTACCGAGACGAATATCAGCGCACATGGGTAGCTGTGGTGGAAGAG GAGTCAAGTTTCCTAAAGGCTCGAGTCCAGCAAGTTCAGGTTCCCTTAGGTGATGCAACTAAGCCAAGTCACCTACTTACTTCCCAACTACCTCTCATGTGGCAACTCTACCCAGAGGAGCGCTACATGGATAACAACTCTCGATTGTGGCAGATTCAGCATCATTTAATG GTCAGGGGAGTACAGGAACTACTGCTTAAGCTTTTGCCTGATGAATAA